From Companilactobacillus heilongjiangensis, one genomic window encodes:
- a CDS encoding aminoacyl-tRNA deacylase, with the protein MSKKKKIQKTLVEKILDKEKVDYIPMTFPTKADGDTQELVTDSSVQDGYKIYKTLVLTGNKTGPLVGMLPLDKHLSYKMLAKLSGNKKVGMVPLKDLIKTSGFEHGANSPVGIHSLHNYPIFFDNEAARSEKIIVSAGKVGQSVLIEPHALAKAVNATFGDFAVDNPE; encoded by the coding sequence ATGAGTAAAAAGAAGAAAATACAAAAAACATTAGTAGAAAAAATTCTCGATAAAGAAAAAGTTGATTACATTCCAATGACTTTTCCAACAAAAGCTGATGGCGATACTCAAGAACTCGTCACAGACAGTAGTGTTCAAGATGGCTATAAGATTTATAAAACCTTAGTTTTGACTGGCAATAAAACTGGTCCACTTGTCGGTATGTTGCCACTTGATAAGCACTTGAGTTATAAAATGTTGGCCAAATTATCCGGTAACAAAAAAGTTGGGATGGTTCCCTTGAAGGATCTTATTAAAACTAGTGGCTTTGAACACGGTGCAAATAGTCCAGTCGGAATCCACTCACTGCACAATTATCCAATTTTCTTTGATAATGAAGCAGCACGTTCTGAAAAAATTATCGTTTCAGCTGGTAAGGTTGGACAATCCGTTCTTATCGAGCCACATGCTTTAGCTAAGGCTGTTAACGCCACATTTGGTGACTTTGCCGTCGATAATCCAGAGTAA
- the prmA gene encoding 50S ribosomal protein L11 methyltransferase — protein MLWKKISVAIPNDFDPEIISDVFMRVGANGTEMVDDENDSVKTKINSYFDENSYNETILNNLQAQIKKLPEFGFDITGVEVSVSELDDSSWENEWKQYYHPVKISRYLTVVPNWVDYQPKYQDEHIIVMDPGKSFGTGTHPTTYSCMQALELILGDADSLYDVGTGSGILSIQARLLGVKDIKAYDLDPEAVRAAKENIQLNPGCEDIEVFENSLLDGVDGKVDVIVANMLADVIQKFIPDIDGHLNANGFVVLSGIINEKEALITEQMAEQDFMVLEAFHLKGWSTLICRRKEEYEAEDGAILR, from the coding sequence ATGCTTTGGAAAAAAATATCGGTTGCGATTCCGAATGATTTTGATCCTGAGATTATTTCAGATGTCTTTATGCGCGTAGGTGCTAATGGGACTGAAATGGTTGATGATGAAAATGATAGTGTTAAAACAAAGATTAATTCATACTTTGATGAAAATAGTTATAATGAAACAATTTTAAATAATCTACAGGCTCAAATTAAAAAATTACCTGAATTTGGCTTTGATATTACTGGTGTTGAGGTTTCTGTTAGTGAACTAGATGATAGCAGCTGGGAAAATGAGTGGAAGCAATATTACCATCCAGTGAAAATTAGTCGTTATTTGACGGTTGTACCTAACTGGGTCGATTATCAGCCTAAGTACCAAGATGAACATATCATCGTTATGGATCCGGGTAAGTCGTTTGGAACGGGAACTCATCCAACAACTTATTCATGTATGCAAGCGCTGGAATTGATTTTGGGCGACGCTGATTCACTTTATGATGTCGGTACTGGGTCAGGTATCTTGTCGATTCAAGCACGTTTGTTGGGCGTTAAGGATATTAAGGCTTACGACCTTGATCCCGAAGCTGTCCGTGCTGCCAAGGAGAACATTCAATTGAACCCTGGTTGTGAGGATATTGAGGTGTTTGAAAACTCCTTACTTGATGGTGTTGATGGTAAAGTTGATGTGATTGTTGCCAATATGTTGGCTGACGTTATTCAGAAATTTATTCCTGACATTGATGGACATCTAAATGCTAACGGATTTGTGGTATTATCAGGTATTATTAATGAAAAAGAAGCATTGATCACTGAACAGATGGCAGAACAAGACTTTATGGTCTTGGAAGCTTTCCATTTGAAAGGTTGGTCAACGTTAATCTGTAGAAGAAAAGAAGAGTACGAGGCAGAAGATGGAGCAATACTTCGTTAA
- a CDS encoding M20/M25/M40 family metallo-hydrolase produces MDKAQRLGVLDDLIKLETVNGNEEIVAHYLKDLFEKNGIETEVNKYADNRINLIATIKKGDGKFLGFTGHEDVVGTVDNDKWNYGPFNPKHIDGKIFGRGSSDMKGGLAGMAIALIELNEDPNFKGNIKFIATVGEEVGELGAEKLAKEGYVDDVSALVVGEPSNSSSRLVLEKLVGAGLIETNGQKPESRMAAFCAHKGSVTYKVISHGRAAHSSMPEVGINALDNLVTYYNKQADYFKDIVKTEDDVLGTTKPSVTIMNAGKQENTIPDYAEMTVKIRTIPEYNNDKIIGELKEMIDQMNQANPRMNLEFQLSSSNWPVKTDIDSDFIKLVRESYKDVLGINILTVGAPGGTDASQFIQANQNLDVVVAGPGNESAHQINEFVFEDDYLKYIDIYKTIATKYFG; encoded by the coding sequence ATGGATAAAGCACAAAGACTGGGTGTTTTGGATGATTTAATTAAATTGGAAACGGTCAATGGTAACGAGGAAATCGTGGCCCATTACCTTAAGGATTTATTCGAAAAGAATGGTATTGAAACTGAAGTTAACAAATACGCCGATAATCGGATTAACCTTATTGCTACTATTAAAAAAGGTGACGGAAAATTCTTAGGTTTCACTGGTCATGAGGACGTTGTTGGTACAGTTGACAACGATAAGTGGAACTATGGTCCTTTCAATCCTAAACACATTGACGGAAAAATCTTTGGTCGTGGCTCATCTGACATGAAAGGTGGACTAGCTGGAATGGCTATCGCCTTGATTGAATTGAACGAAGATCCTAACTTCAAAGGCAATATCAAATTTATTGCTACTGTTGGTGAAGAAGTCGGTGAGCTTGGTGCTGAAAAGCTTGCCAAAGAAGGATATGTTGACGATGTTAGTGCTTTAGTCGTTGGTGAACCAAGTAACTCATCATCACGTTTAGTTTTGGAAAAATTAGTTGGTGCTGGTCTCATTGAAACAAATGGTCAAAAACCAGAATCACGTATGGCAGCTTTTTGCGCTCATAAAGGTTCAGTAACTTACAAAGTTATTTCTCACGGTCGTGCCGCTCACAGTTCAATGCCTGAGGTCGGTATCAATGCCCTCGATAACTTAGTTACTTACTACAATAAACAAGCTGATTACTTTAAGGATATTGTTAAAACCGAAGATGACGTTCTTGGTACAACTAAGCCTTCTGTAACAATTATGAATGCTGGTAAACAAGAGAATACCATCCCTGATTACGCAGAAATGACTGTTAAAATCAGAACTATCCCTGAATATAACAATGACAAGATTATTGGTGAATTAAAGGAAATGATCGACCAAATGAATCAAGCCAATCCAAGAATGAATTTGGAATTCCAACTATCAAGCAGCAACTGGCCTGTTAAGACTGATATTGATTCTGACTTCATCAAGCTTGTTCGTGAAAGTTACAAGGATGTTTTAGGCATTAACATTTTGACTGTCGGTGCTCCCGGCGGTACAGATGCTTCTCAATTTATTCAAGCTAATCAAAACTTAGATGTAGTTGTTGCCGGTCCTGGTAATGAATCAGCTCACCAAATCAATGAATTTGTCTTTGAAGATGATTACTTGAAGTACATTGATATTTATAAAACCATTGCTACTAAATATTTTGGATAA
- a CDS encoding RsmE family RNA methyltransferase, which yields MEQYFVKNVISGNSFAIDDPETFKHVAKVMRHKNGDVVYLVDTNEKLYAATITKIDVDNSQILTAVELVDSPSTEMPVAVTVACSLSKKDKIEWITQKSTELGATTIVFFDSKYSIMKWKKNVVEKKLARLQEIAKNAAQQSKRRIIPEVIYVDNLQDLLKYKAEANLVAYEESAKQGEISRLVQTLDETPKSVLCAFGPEGGFAPDEIDFLNQADFLSVGLGPRIMRAETAPMYFLSVLSYKYELTVK from the coding sequence ATGGAGCAATACTTCGTTAAAAATGTTATTAGCGGAAATAGTTTTGCTATTGATGATCCAGAAACTTTTAAGCATGTAGCAAAAGTTATGCGTCATAAAAATGGCGATGTTGTTTACCTAGTTGATACCAATGAAAAATTATATGCGGCTACGATTACTAAAATCGATGTCGATAATTCACAAATTTTGACCGCTGTTGAGCTAGTCGACAGTCCTAGTACCGAGATGCCGGTGGCAGTTACAGTGGCTTGTTCGTTGTCAAAGAAGGATAAGATTGAGTGGATCACTCAAAAGTCGACTGAATTAGGAGCAACAACGATTGTTTTCTTCGATTCCAAGTATTCCATTATGAAATGGAAGAAGAATGTTGTCGAAAAGAAATTAGCTCGTTTACAAGAAATTGCTAAAAATGCGGCTCAACAGTCCAAGCGACGCATTATTCCCGAAGTTATTTATGTCGATAACTTGCAGGATTTGTTGAAATATAAAGCTGAAGCTAACTTGGTTGCTTATGAAGAGTCAGCTAAGCAGGGTGAAATTAGCCGTTTGGTACAGACGTTAGATGAGACTCCCAAATCAGTTCTCTGTGCTTTTGGGCCAGAAGGCGGATTTGCTCCAGATGAAATTGATTTTCTAAATCAGGCGGATTTCTTGTCAGTTGGTTTAGGACCTCGTATCATGCGAGCAGAAACAGCCCCCATGTACTTCCTATCAGTGCTATCATATAAATACGAACTAACTGTAAAATGA
- a CDS encoding TIM-barrel domain-containing protein, which yields MNKIIVGKTYRFTVITDYLLRIEEDSTGNFEDQSTQTVLNRDFDEPEVEVLRNSNGHEVEIETKGFHLYYDGGKFSAESLYIDIKKAYSVYQNRWYFGEDNDDHQQNLLGTVRTLDHADGAIPLDKGIMSRDGYSYLDDSKSFVYLPESDSFKARENSVIDGYLFCYGRNYQQTLTDFYKLTGPTPLLPRFALGNWWSRYYRYTQADYQALMRKFDQKKVPINVSVLDMDWHKVDVPQKYGSGWTGYSWNKELFPDHQKLLNWLHDDGKKVTVNVHPAAGIRAFEDSYPAVAKDLDLDVEKAEPASFDLANEKFRKAYFTDVHHKLEDEGIDFWWVDWQQGTAKSAQKMDPLWLLNYYHFTDNNQRTNGNGLILSRYAGPGSHRYPLGFSGDSVISWKSLNFQPYFTATAANIGYTWWSHDIGGHMHGSFDAELATRWLQFGVFSPINRLHSSNNTFSGKEPWNYRADFEEIQEEFLRLRTKLVPYTDTANFRTHTKGIPLVKPLYYDYPDKTEAYTMKNEYFFGSEMLVSPITRPHDEQTQSAYSETWLPEGDWIDYFNHLRYRGNSVIKTYRDSNTIPVFVREGSLIVTNPDYMDDLNDLPNNIQVEVFAGRDGSFEMVEHLGDKVAKTLFTWNELEKSLKWKVTDPDNIIPKHRNISVKTYHNNRRAAEKEFNNKLQKAYISFDLKQKLSDAFNDDEYSYAAFMNLLNTLDNNDLRSSLSEIAYVRRSYK from the coding sequence ATGAATAAGATAATTGTAGGTAAGACTTATCGTTTTACAGTTATTACCGATTATTTATTGAGAATTGAAGAGGACAGCACTGGAAATTTTGAAGACCAGTCTACGCAAACTGTGCTTAATCGAGATTTTGATGAACCTGAAGTGGAAGTCTTGCGCAATTCTAACGGTCATGAAGTTGAAATTGAGACGAAAGGCTTCCACCTATATTATGACGGCGGGAAGTTTTCGGCCGAGTCACTTTATATTGATATTAAGAAGGCTTATTCTGTTTATCAAAATCGCTGGTATTTTGGTGAAGATAACGATGATCATCAACAAAATCTTCTGGGGACTGTGCGCACTCTTGACCACGCTGACGGGGCAATTCCGTTGGATAAGGGGATTATGTCACGTGATGGTTACAGCTATTTGGACGATTCGAAATCATTCGTGTATCTGCCGGAATCGGACTCTTTTAAAGCTCGAGAAAATTCCGTAATTGACGGCTATTTGTTCTGTTATGGCCGAAATTATCAACAAACTTTGACTGATTTTTATAAATTAACTGGTCCAACGCCATTGTTGCCTAGGTTTGCTTTGGGTAATTGGTGGAGCAGATATTATCGTTACACCCAAGCAGATTATCAAGCTTTGATGAGAAAATTTGATCAGAAAAAAGTGCCAATTAATGTTTCAGTCTTGGATATGGATTGGCATAAAGTTGATGTTCCACAAAAGTATGGTTCTGGTTGGACAGGTTATTCCTGGAATAAAGAGTTATTTCCAGACCATCAAAAATTATTAAATTGGCTGCACGACGATGGTAAAAAAGTCACCGTAAATGTTCATCCAGCGGCTGGTATTAGAGCGTTCGAGGATAGTTATCCGGCAGTTGCGAAGGATTTGGACTTGGATGTTGAGAAAGCTGAACCAGCCTCGTTTGATTTGGCTAATGAAAAATTCCGTAAAGCATATTTTACTGATGTTCATCATAAGTTAGAGGATGAAGGAATTGATTTTTGGTGGGTAGATTGGCAACAGGGAACTGCTAAGTCTGCTCAGAAGATGGATCCATTGTGGTTGTTGAATTATTATCACTTTACTGACAATAACCAACGAACAAACGGTAATGGTCTAATTCTCAGTCGCTATGCAGGTCCAGGGTCACATCGTTATCCTTTGGGATTCTCAGGGGATTCGGTCATTTCTTGGAAGTCATTAAACTTTCAACCATACTTTACGGCTACGGCAGCTAATATCGGCTACACGTGGTGGAGTCATGATATTGGTGGTCACATGCATGGGAGTTTTGATGCTGAACTGGCAACCCGTTGGCTCCAGTTTGGAGTTTTCAGTCCTATTAATCGTTTGCATTCGTCGAATAATACTTTCAGTGGCAAGGAGCCTTGGAATTATCGTGCTGACTTTGAAGAAATCCAAGAAGAGTTTTTGCGTCTACGAACAAAATTGGTTCCATATACAGATACGGCTAACTTTAGAACGCATACCAAAGGAATTCCTTTAGTCAAGCCGCTTTATTATGACTATCCTGATAAAACTGAAGCTTATACAATGAAGAATGAATACTTTTTTGGCTCAGAAATGTTGGTTTCTCCAATTACTAGACCGCATGATGAACAAACTCAATCGGCTTACAGTGAAACTTGGTTACCGGAGGGCGACTGGATCGATTATTTCAATCATCTGCGTTATCGTGGAAATTCGGTTATTAAAACTTATCGAGATAGCAACACGATTCCAGTGTTTGTTCGTGAAGGCAGCTTAATCGTAACTAATCCGGACTACATGGATGATTTGAATGATTTACCAAATAACATTCAAGTTGAAGTGTTTGCAGGACGTGACGGTAGTTTTGAAATGGTGGAGCATTTAGGTGATAAGGTTGCTAAAACATTATTTACTTGGAATGAGTTGGAAAAGTCACTTAAGTGGAAAGTAACCGATCCCGACAATATTATTCCAAAACATCGAAATATTTCGGTAAAAACTTATCATAACAACAGACGGGCAGCGGAAAAGGAATTTAATAATAAATTGCAAAAAGCTTATATCAGCTTTGATTTAAAGCAAAAATTGTCAGATGCATTTAACGACGACGAGTATAGTTATGCTGCATTTATGAATCTCCTAAACACGTTGGACAATAATGATCTACGGAGTAGCTTAAGTGAAATTGCGTATGTAAGACGCTCCTATAAGTAA
- the ltrA gene encoding group II intron reverse transcriptase/maturase, whose protein sequence is MRQSQKIECKFDHFNAHICEQMMVRSAASGENTNKNGISFKQLVLDENNLNRAYKRVKENKGGAGIDGMTVYDLFDYIRKNKEALLKSLSDSTYKPSPVKRVEIPKPNGTMRKLGIPTVFDRVVQQAVAQVMSPIFEKIFSNNSFGFRPNRSAHDAVKQVVSFYKQGYHVVIDLDLKSYFDTVNHDLLIKFIKQYTDDEWLLNLIRKFLTSGVMDGKLFQEMEKGTPQGGNLSPLLANIYLNELDKLLTTRGHKFVRYADDCNIYVKSKRAGRRVLNSISRFLESGLKLTLNQEKTKITVPTKSKFLGFSLGFTNKGVCLRPSYQAEKRVKQSLRKLTKRNRGRKLEVILKEIRQKMVGWLNYYGIGAMKDFIRKLDSWLRARIRQYIWKSWKRPKAKYRKLVKLGVTRRQAFICANSSKGYWRTAHSSVVQHALSKKKLESFGLIDMTKRLQSLQNA, encoded by the coding sequence ATGCGACAATCGCAGAAAATAGAATGTAAATTCGACCATTTTAATGCTCACATATGTGAACAAATGATGGTACGTAGCGCCGCTTCTGGCGAAAATACGAATAAGAATGGCATTTCATTTAAGCAACTAGTTTTAGATGAAAATAATCTCAATAGAGCCTATAAGCGAGTCAAGGAAAACAAGGGTGGAGCTGGCATAGATGGAATGACTGTCTATGACTTGTTCGACTATATTCGTAAGAACAAGGAAGCACTACTTAAGTCCTTAAGTGATTCAACTTATAAACCTAGCCCCGTCAAAAGGGTAGAAATACCTAAGCCAAATGGGACTATGCGTAAGCTTGGTATACCAACAGTCTTCGACCGTGTGGTACAACAAGCAGTGGCGCAGGTTATGAGCCCTATCTTTGAGAAAATCTTCTCTAACAACAGCTTTGGATTTAGACCAAATCGAAGTGCCCATGACGCAGTAAAACAGGTTGTGAGTTTTTACAAGCAAGGCTATCACGTTGTGATAGACCTTGACCTAAAGTCTTACTTCGACACGGTGAACCATGATTTACTTATCAAGTTCATCAAGCAATATACTGATGATGAATGGTTGTTAAATCTAATTCGTAAGTTCCTAACCAGTGGCGTAATGGATGGAAAACTATTTCAAGAAATGGAAAAAGGTACGCCTCAAGGCGGTAACCTTTCTCCACTCTTGGCCAACATATATTTAAATGAGCTGGACAAGTTATTGACCACCCGTGGTCATAAATTCGTCCGCTACGCTGATGACTGTAATATTTATGTCAAAAGTAAACGAGCAGGAAGAAGAGTCCTGAATAGTATTTCAAGGTTCCTAGAAAGTGGTTTAAAGCTAACTTTAAACCAAGAAAAGACCAAAATTACAGTGCCAACAAAGTCAAAGTTTTTAGGATTCTCTTTAGGCTTTACCAACAAGGGCGTATGTTTACGCCCGAGCTATCAAGCCGAAAAGAGGGTCAAGCAATCGCTAAGAAAACTCACAAAGAGGAATCGAGGTCGAAAGCTTGAAGTTATCCTGAAAGAAATAAGACAAAAGATGGTTGGATGGCTCAATTACTATGGAATTGGTGCGATGAAGGATTTTATCAGAAAACTTGATTCTTGGTTGCGAGCACGTATTAGACAATATATTTGGAAGTCATGGAAAAGACCCAAAGCAAAGTATAGGAAGTTGGTTAAATTAGGCGTGACACGGCGTCAAGCGTTTATCTGTGCAAACTCCAGTAAAGGATACTGGCGAACAGCGCACAGCAGTGTGGTGCAACACGCCCTAAGCAAGAAAAAGCTAGAATCTTTTGGCCTAATAGACATGACCAAAAGACTCCAGTCTTTGCAAAATGCTTAA
- a CDS encoding RelA/SpoT family protein codes for MKKIKDYTPEEVLDICRGYMNEEHVEFVNKSYQFAAYVHKEQKRATGEPYIIHPTQVAQILASLRMDPYTVAAGYLHDVVEDTNVTLGDVRELFGDQVATIVDGVTKISKYKYHSHQELLAENHRKMLLATAKDLRVIMVKLADRLHNMRTLKALRPDKQRRIANETLEIYAPLADRLGISKIKWELEDLSLHYINPQQYYRIVHLMNSKRDQREAYIAEAIDYIKTNVDALGIKYDIYGRPKHIYSIYKKMRDKHKQFSELYDLLAIRIVVDSVKDCYAVLGSIHSKWKPIPGRFKDYIAVPKANGYQSLHTTIIGPGGQPLEVQIRTFEMHQVAEYGVAAHWAYKEGNFEGVHLDDDEQKIDVFREILELQENSDNASDFMKSVKGEIFNDRVYVFTPEGEVIELPKGAVTLDFAYQVHTEVGNHSVGAKINGRMVPLNYQLKNGDIVEMLTNSNSSPSRDWVNVVYTSRARNKIKRYFRTKDREENIVLGRESIENELKNRSLSSKKYLDKKHLEIAMKIFNYTEPDELFNAVGYGELSPINVVHKLVSEDPDRKKEAEKKELEEQVITDTDDNKTTQPQVDSPKLKKERNNANTSISVQGIDNLLIRLAKCCSPIPGDDIVGYITKGRGLTIHRADCPNVQSEDAKKRFIEVSWDNVTQEKRYTAELDVYAFNRNGLINEVLQVINSNTNTLNNVIGRLDKEKMAIIHVSIGVNNKEHLDSIISKLKNIPNVYEIKRTVA; via the coding sequence ATGAAAAAAATTAAAGATTATACACCAGAAGAAGTTTTAGATATTTGTCGTGGCTACATGAATGAGGAACACGTCGAATTTGTCAATAAGTCCTATCAGTTTGCGGCTTACGTTCACAAGGAACAAAAGCGTGCGACTGGGGAACCTTACATTATTCACCCAACTCAAGTGGCACAAATTTTAGCATCATTGCGTATGGATCCATATACTGTTGCAGCGGGTTACTTACATGATGTTGTTGAAGACACTAATGTAACTTTGGGGGATGTCAGAGAGTTATTTGGCGACCAAGTTGCGACTATCGTTGATGGCGTTACCAAAATTAGTAAATATAAATATCACTCACATCAAGAACTTTTGGCCGAAAATCACCGGAAGATGCTTTTAGCAACTGCCAAAGATTTGCGTGTCATCATGGTCAAGTTGGCCGACCGTTTGCACAATATGAGAACTTTGAAGGCATTGCGTCCTGACAAACAACGTCGAATTGCTAATGAAACTTTGGAAATCTATGCTCCACTAGCTGATCGTTTAGGTATCAGTAAGATCAAGTGGGAACTTGAGGATTTGTCATTACACTATATCAATCCGCAACAATACTACCGAATTGTTCATTTGATGAATAGTAAACGTGATCAACGTGAAGCTTATATTGCTGAAGCGATTGACTATATCAAGACGAATGTTGATGCTTTGGGCATTAAGTATGATATTTATGGTCGTCCTAAACATATTTATTCTATCTATAAAAAGATGCGCGATAAGCATAAGCAATTTTCTGAACTATACGATTTGTTAGCTATCCGAATTGTCGTTGATTCAGTTAAGGATTGTTATGCCGTCTTAGGTTCAATTCACTCCAAGTGGAAGCCAATTCCTGGTCGTTTCAAGGATTATATTGCTGTACCTAAAGCTAATGGCTATCAATCATTGCATACAACAATCATCGGACCCGGTGGTCAACCACTAGAAGTTCAGATTAGAACATTTGAAATGCACCAAGTCGCTGAATATGGTGTTGCTGCTCACTGGGCATATAAAGAAGGTAATTTTGAAGGCGTTCACTTAGACGATGATGAACAAAAAATCGATGTCTTCCGTGAAATTTTGGAATTGCAGGAAAACTCTGACAATGCTTCAGACTTTATGAAGTCAGTTAAGGGTGAAATTTTCAATGACCGTGTCTACGTCTTTACGCCTGAAGGTGAAGTTATCGAGTTGCCAAAGGGTGCGGTTACCTTGGATTTTGCTTATCAAGTGCATACTGAAGTCGGAAATCACTCGGTTGGTGCCAAAATCAATGGCAGAATGGTGCCTTTGAATTATCAACTCAAGAATGGTGATATCGTTGAAATGTTGACGAACTCGAACTCTTCACCAAGTCGTGATTGGGTCAATGTCGTTTACACTTCTCGTGCCAGAAATAAGATCAAACGTTACTTCAGAACGAAGGACCGTGAAGAAAATATTGTTCTCGGTCGTGAGTCGATTGAAAATGAGTTGAAGAATCGTTCCTTATCAAGTAAAAAATATCTCGACAAGAAACATTTGGAAATTGCGATGAAGATTTTCAACTATACTGAACCAGATGAGTTATTCAATGCCGTTGGTTATGGTGAACTTTCGCCAATTAACGTGGTTCACAAGCTAGTTAGTGAAGATCCTGACCGTAAGAAAGAGGCCGAGAAAAAAGAGCTTGAAGAGCAAGTTATCACTGATACTGATGACAATAAGACAACTCAACCTCAAGTTGACAGTCCTAAGCTTAAAAAAGAACGTAATAACGCTAATACCAGCATTTCTGTTCAAGGAATCGATAATCTATTGATTCGTTTGGCTAAGTGTTGCAGCCCTATTCCTGGGGATGATATTGTCGGATACATCACTAAAGGTCGTGGTTTGACAATTCACAGAGCCGATTGTCCTAACGTTCAGAGTGAGGATGCTAAGAAGCGTTTCATCGAAGTTAGTTGGGATAACGTCACTCAAGAAAAGCGTTATACTGCTGAATTGGACGTCTATGCCTTTAATCGTAATGGTTTAATTAATGAAGTTTTACAAGTAATCAACTCGAATACAAATACACTCAATAATGTGATTGGTCGTCTCGATAAAGAGAAGATGGCTATTATTCACGTAAGTATCGGTGTTAATAATAAGGAACATTTGGACAGTATTATTTCGAAATTGAAGAATATTCCGAATGTCTATGAAATCAAGAGGACGGTAGCTTAA